One Streptomyces formicae genomic window, GAGAGCGCCTGCCGCGCGCCCGGCGCGCTGCGCGCCGCACGCACCGTCCGGGTCCCCGATCTGCTCGCCGTCGCGGGCCTGCTCGAGCGCGCGCTGCGCCCCCTCTCCCTCGACTGGTACGGGGACGACGGGCTCGGCGCCGTCGACCTGTGCCACGCCACCTCCGGCGGACCCGCGGCGCTGCCCGGGCTGCTCGCCAGGCACTTCGCCGGAGTGCCGCTGCTCGTCACCGAGTACGGGGTGCAGCTGCGGGCGCACTACCTCGCCGCGGGCGACACCGACCTGAGCGCCCCCGCACGCGCCCTGCTCGCCTCCTTCCACGGTCTGCTCGCCGCCGAGGTGTACGACAGGGCCACCCTCATCACCCCCGGCAACACGCACGCCCGTCGCTGGCAGGAGCGCTGCGGCGCCGACCGGGCCAAGCTGCGCACGGTCCACCCCGGCATGGAGGCGGACCGCTTCGCCGAGGTCGGCGAGGGCGGCTACGACGACTCCGCCGCCGACCTGAGCACCCTCCTGTGGGTCGGCCGCATCGAGCCCACCAAGGACCTGATCTCCCTGCTCCACGCCTTCGCGGAGGTCCGCAAGGAGGAGCCCGACGCGCGGCTGCGCATCGTCGGGGCGCCCGCAGAAGGACCCGAGGCGGCCGCCTATCTGGCGCACTGCCGCGCGCTCGCCGCGCAGCTCTTCCCCGACGAGGCCGACGGCGCGCACGCGGTCGGCGACAACCCCGTCTCCTTCGAGGAGATCGGCGGGCCCGAGACCCCGGAGCTCGTCGACGCGTACGCGGGCGCGGGCGTCGTCGTCCTTTCGAGCGTCGTCGAGGGCTTCCCGATCAGCCTCGTCGAGGCCATGTTCTGCGGCCGCGCGACCGTCTCGACGGACGTGGGCGCTGTCGTGGAGGTCATCGGCGGCACGGGCCTCGTCGTACCGCCGCGCAATCCGCGGGCGCTCGCGGAGGCGTGCGTGGCGCTCCTGCGCGACCCCGAGCGCTGCGCGCGCCTGGGCGCGGCGGCGCGGGCGCGGGCACTCGAACTCTTCACCGTCGAGCAGAACGTCGCGGCCTTCCGGGGGATCTATCTGGAGATCGTCTCGCACTGCCCGGTCCGCAGGGAGGCCCTCGACGCGTCGGGCGAACCGGTGCCCTTCGCGAACCCCGCCGAGGCGTCCGTGCCGGGCCGCTGGGCGGTCGCTGTGGGGCCCGCGTCCGGCATGGAGCCCGGCAACGAGAGCGCGGGCGTGCCGAGTTGGGCCGTGGACCGCGTTCCTGCGGACGCCGAGTTGAAGGGGGCGGCCGTATGAACGGCGTGGAGCGGACGGCATCCGATGCCGTGGACGCGCCCCGCGCACCGCAGGGCGCGGACGGCTGGGACACGCGGTCCGAGGAGCTTCTCGCGGACGCGGCGCTGACGCCGGGGGCGTCGGAACTGCTGCCGGGGGCGTCGGCTCGGGCGCCTGAGTTCGGAGCGTCGATCCCCGCCTTCGGGGAGGCGGACACCGGCATCAGCACCGGCACCGGCATCAGTACCGGCACCAGCAGAGCGGGGCGCGCGCGGGCCGCCGTCGCCAAGGTGGGACGGCGCGGCGGCGCCGACCCCGTGAAAGCGCTGATGCACCGGCACCGCGAGCTGTGCGCCCGCGCCGTCGACCCGCTGGAGATCGCCGCGGGCCTCGAGGCGCACGGCGTGACCGACCGCACCGCGGCCCGCTTCCGCCACCGCGATGTGTTCGCCCTGGCCGAGGAGATGTACGCGCGCGTGCCGCGCGGTGGCGACGACGGGATTGAACACGCGTCGCCGAGCGCCGCCGACGACGTGCGCAACGCACCCGAAGTGCCGCCCGGATGGGCCCTGTTCGCGCTGCTGCCCGGTGCGGTGTGCGCGCTCACCGTCGGGGGGATCGCCCTCTCCGAGGGCACCACGCGCCTCGTGGTGGGGCTCGGGGGCGCGGCCGCCGTGGCGGTGGCCCTGCGCATCGCCCTGCGGTACGGGCCGCTGCGCTCCCCGGCTCGTCCGGCGCCCTCCACGCGCGCGTGGGTGTGCTTCCTCCTGGCGTACGCGCTCCTGGGCGACGGGCTGCTGGCGGGCGCCGTGGCGGGCGGACCCGACGAGCTCTGGGCGCCGTCCTTCGCCGCGGCCCTTGGCCTGTCCTTCGCCGTCGCGCCCGCGATCTGGTGCGCCCGACTCTTCGCCGTACGGGCCGGGGGACGGCTCCGCGCCAGCCGCGGACTCGATGAATTCGCCCACTCCGTACGGCCGTTGCTCCTCGGCGTGATCGGTATCTTCCTCGCGGCGCTCGCGGCGCTCCTCGTGCTGTCCGGCGCGGCAGTCGACGCGTGGGGCGGAGAGCGCGGCGCCGCGCCCGCCGGCGCGCTCGGCGGGGCCGGTGCGCTGGGGGCGCTGCTGCTGCTCGCGCGGCTGCTCGGGGCGTACGGATGCACGCGGGCGCCCGCCCTGCTGCTCGGCGCGGTCGGCGCGGCCGAAGCGCTGGCCGTGGCCCTGGTGTTCGCGGGGCGGCTGCCCGGGTGCGAGGTGCTCGCGGAGCCCGGCACGGCCGTCGTCGACGCCTGGGGCCCCGGAGCCGTACCCGTCATCGTCTGCGGCACCGCGGCCCTCGCCCTGCTCGTCCACGCGACCAGGACCCTGACCAGGGCGTCCGCCCACGCCGGACCCGGCGAGGCGCCGTGAACCGGCGCGTCGCGAGCGCCCACGACCGCACCTCGGCCCGCTCCGCGGGGACCCTCACGCACCACCGTGCAGACCACTCTCCCGCGGGGCCGACACCGCGGGCCTTATCCCGTGAACCACGGCAACCTCCCGAAGGAGAAAGACAGATGATCACCCGCAGCCACCTCCGCCTCCGCGCGGTTACCCCGGGAGGCCCCCGATGAGGGTGCTGCTGATCGGAGCCAATGGTTACCTCGGCCGCTTCGTCGCCGACCGGTTGCTCGCCGACCCCGCGGTGCAGCTGACCGCGCTCGGCCGCGGCGACGACTCGGACGTGCGCTTCGACCTCGCGAGCGGCAGTCCCGGCGCGCTGACCCGCTTCCTCGACGCGGTGCACCCGGGCGTCGTCATCAACTGCGCGGGCGCGACCCGAGGCGGCGCCCGCGAGCTGACCCGGCACAACACCGTCGCCGTCGCCACCATCTGCGAGGCCCTGCGCCGCAGCGGCTGCGGCGCCCGGCTCGTGCAGCTGGGCTGCGGCGCCGAGTACGGGCCGAGCCAGCCCGGCTCGTCGACCGCGGAGGACGCGGTGCCGCGGCCCGGCGGGCCCTACGGCGTCAGCAAGCTGGCGGCCACCGAACTCGTGCTCGGCTCCGGGCTCGACGCCGTCGTCCTGCGGGTCTTCTCGCCCGCCGGGCCCGGCACCCCTGCCGGGTCGCCGCTCGGGCGGCTCGCGGAGGCCATGCGGCGCGCGATGCAGGCGGGCGACGGCGAGCTCAAGCTCGGCGGCCTGGGCGTGCAGCGGGACTTCGTCGACGTACGGGACGTGGCGCGCGCGGTGCACGCCGCCTCGCTCTCCGCCGCCCAGGGCGTGGTGAACATCGGCGCGGGCCGCGCCGTGCGGCTGCGCGACGCCGCCGCCGTGCTCGCCCGCGTCGCGGGATACGGCGGCGCGTTGCACGAACTCGACCAGGTGCCCGTACGGCCATCCATCGGGCACCCCCGCACCGAATCAGAGCACGGGGCCCCGGCCGCCTACCCCTACCCGGACGGCTGCGGCAGCTGGCAGCAGGCGGACGTGCGCACCGCGCGCGACCGGCTCGGCTGGCGGCCCCGCATCAACCTCGAAGAGTCACTCGCCGACATCTGGATGGAGGCCGCATGCCGCATCTGACCAGGACCGCCAGGGGCACAGCGAGCACCGACGTACGCATCGGCTTCGGCGTTCCGGGCTTCGCCCACCCGCTCGTCGCCCCCGCCGAGTGGTCCGAACTCACCCGTCCCGGCACCCCTTTGAAGTGGGTTGTCCTGAATGTCGCCAATGGTCCGGGGGAGCGCCCCGATCCGCACTGCCTGGAGGCGGCGGGACGGCTGCGGAACGCGGGCGTCCGCGTCCTCGGGCACCTCGACATGACGTACGGCGCCCGGCCCTTCGGCGAGCTGGTCTCCGACGCCCACCGCTATCTCGACTGGTACCAGGTCGACGGCTTCTCGCTGGACCGCTGTCCGACCGAGCGGGCCGTGCTGCCCGAGGTCCGCAGGACGGTCACGACGCTGCGCGCGCTGATCGACGACGCGCACATCGTGCTCGGCCACGGCACCCATCCGTACCCCGGATACGCCGAGACGGGCGACCAGTTGGTGACCTTCACCGGCCCGTGGAGCGACTACCGCTGGTCGCAGGTGGCCGAGTGGACCGCCGACTACCCACCCGAGCGCTTCTGCCACTTCGTGCACGGCATGCCGCGCGGGCACCTGGAGGAGGCGCTGCGCATCGCGCGCTGGCAGGGTGCCTCGACGATCTACTTCACCGACCGGGTCGGCGACGGCGGTACGAACGCGCCCTGGGAGTCCATGCCCGGTTACTGGGACGAGATCGTCTCGCGCATCGGAACAGGTGTCTCGGAATGAAGGAGGGCGTGGCAGTGTTACACGCAGAACAACCGTTCCGAATTTCCGACCAACGGAGTCCCCGTGTCGCTGCCACCCCTGGTCGAGCCCGCCTCTGAGCTCACCGTCGACGAGGTCCGCAGGTACTCCCGCCACCTGATCATCCCCGATGTCGGGATGGACGGGCAGAAGCGGCTGAAGAACGCCAAGGTGCTCTGTGTGGGCGCCGGTGGTCTGGGCTCTCCGGCCCTGATGTACCTGGCCGCCGCCGGTGTGGGCACGCTCGGCATCGTCGAGTTCGACGAGGTCGACGAGTCCAACCTGCAGCGCCAGATCATCCACAGCCAGGCGGACATCGGCCGCTCCAAGGCGGAGTCCGCGAAGGACTCGGTGCTCGGCATCAACCCGTACGTGAACGTGATCCTCCACGAAGAGCGGCTCGAGGCCGAGAACGTGATGGACATCTTCAGCCAGTACGACCTGATCGTCGACGGCACGGACAACTTCGCGACCCGCTACCTGGTCAACGACGCGTGCGTGCTGCTCAACAAGCCGTACGTCTGGGGTTCGATCTACCGCTTCGACGGCCAGGCGTCGGTCTTCTGGAGCGAGCACGGTCCGTGCTACCGCTGCCTCTACCCGGAGCCCCCGCCGCCCGGCATGGTCCCCTCCTGCGCCGAGGGCGGCGTGCTCGGCGTGCTGTGCGCGTCGATCGGTTCCATCCAGGTCAACGAGGCCATCAAGCTCCTCGCGGGCATCGGCGAGCCGCTGGTCGGCCGCCTGATGATCTACGACGCCCTGGAGATGCAGTACCGCCAGGTCAAGGTCCGCAAGGACCCCGACTGCGCGGTCTGCGGCGAGAACCCCACCGTCACCGAGCTCATCGACTACGAGGCCTTCTGCGGCGTCGTGTCCGAGGAGGCCCAGGAGGCGGCGGCCGGTTCGACGATCACTCCCAAGCAGCTCAAGGAGTGGATCGACGGCGACGAGAAGATCGAGATCATCGACGTTCGCGAGCCGAACGAGTACGAGATCGTCTCCATCCCCGGCGCCAAGCTGATCCCCAAGAACGAGTTCCTCATGGGCACCGCCCTGGAGAGCCTTCCGCAGGACAAGAAGATCGTCTTGCACTGCAAGACGGGTGTCCGCAGTGCGGAGGTCCTCGCGGTCCTGAAGTCGGCGGGCTTCTCGGACGCGGTGCATGTGGGTGGCGGCGTGATCGGGTGGGTCAACCAGATCGAACCCGACAAGCCGGTCTACTAGGCGTAGCGCCTGAACGGAGACTGAGGGCCCGCACCATGAAGGTGCGGGCCCTCCGTCCTTGCGTCAACCGCTCGCCTTGAGGGCTCGTCCTCAAACGCCGGACGGGCTGGTTCTCCTCAGGACGAGCAGACCTTGCCGTCCTTCGGGACCTTGCCGGTGAGGAGGTAGTCGTCGACCGTGCCGTCCACGCAGTCGCTGCCGTTGCCGTACGCCCCGTGTCCCTCGCCCTTCCAGGTCAGCAGCGTGCCGACGCCCTTGCCGAGCTCGTCCGCCATCTTGCGGGCGCCCTCGTAGGGCGTCGCCGGATCGCCGGTGTTGCCCACGACGAGGATCGGGGCGGCGCCGGGGGCGCTCACCTCGGGGGAGTCGTGCAGTCCGGCCACCGGCCAGTCGTGGCACCAGCCCGCCGTGTCCCAGCCGAGGAACTCGCCGAAGACCGGGGAGATCTCACGGAACCGGCCGAGCCGCTGCTTCGCCTCCTCCGGGGTCGTGCGCGCCTTGTCGTCCAGGCAGGAGATCGCCCGCTGCGAGTGGCTCTGCGTGCTGTAGTGACCGGAGGGATCGCGTTCGTTGTAGGCGTCCGCGAGTTGCAGCAGCGCCGAGCCGTCGCCCTTCTCCGCGTCCTGGAGGGCACGGGTCAGCGTCGGCCAGGTCTGCTTGCTGTAGAGCGTGATGGTGATGCCGGTCATCGCCAGGGACTCGGTCAGCTCGCGGTCGCCCGAGGCGCGCAGCGGCTTGGCGTCGAGGTCCTTGAGCAGCTTCACGACCTTCGCGGAGCCCTTCTTCGGGTCCTCGCCGAGCGACGTGAAGTAGTTGTCGAGGGCGCGCTGGAAGCCACGCGCCTGGTTCTCCGCGTGCCCCACCGAGTCCGCGCTCGGGTCGACGACCGCGTCGAGGGTGAGGCGGCCGACCCGCTCGGGGAACAAGTGCGCGTACGTCCCGCCGAGTTCGGTGCCGTACGAGATGCCCATGTAGTGCAGCTTGTCGTCGCCGAGGACCTGGCGCATGACGTCCATGTCGCGGGCGGCGTCGGCCGTGGAGACATGGCCGATGACCTTCTTCGCCCCGCGCGCGCAGCCCGCGCCGAAGTCGGCCGCGTCCTTGAAGTAGGTCTTCTCCTCGGCCGCCGTGTTCGGCGTGAGGTCCACCTTCCGCTCGGCGGCCTGTGTCGCGCTGTCGTCCCGGCAGCGCACGCCCTCGCTGGCCGCGACGCCGCGCGGGTCGAAGCTGACCAGGTCGTACCGCTCGCGCAGTGAGCCGTACATGTCGGCGAAGGACGGCAGCCCGGAGACGCCCGAGCCGCCGGGGCCGCCGAAGTTGAAGAGGAGCGAGCCGATGCGGTCGCCCTTGCCGGTGGTCTTGGCGCGGATCAGGGCGATGCCGATCGTCTCGCCCTTCGGCTTCGCGTAGTCGAGGGGGACGTCGAGGGTCGAGCACTGCCATTCCGCGCCGGGCGCGGTGCCTCCCTCGGGGGCCTTGCAGCGCGACCAGTCCAGCTTCTGCGCGGTGACCGAGAGCGGCAGGGAGGAGGAGGGGTCGGGCTTCGGCGCCGCGCCCGAGGTGTCCGTCGACGGGCCCTTGCCGCTGCCCTTGCCGTCCCCCTTCGCGTCGTCGTCCGACGAACAGCCGACGGCGAGTCCCGCCATCAGGACTCCGGCCGCGGCGAGGGCCGCGGAACGCACGAAACGCTGCATTGAGGCGCTTCCCCCCTTGGAAGACAGTCAGGCCATAGTAGGCGGGGCCACTGACAGGGTCCGGGCCGGTGGTGTCGGCCCCTGCCCGTGTTGCTGTCGCTGTTGCCGGTGTCGGGGTCAGCCGCAGACCGTTCCCGTCTTCGGCACGGTGCCGTCCAGCAGATAGCCGTTCACGGCACCCCGTACGCACGCGTTCTTGCTGTCGTACGCCCCGTGGCCCTGGCCCTTGTACGTCAACTCGACGCCGACGCCCTTGCCCAGTGCCTGCGCCATCTTCCGCGCTCCTTCGTAAGGCGTGGCCGGGTCGCCCGTGTTGCCGATGACGACGATGGGCGGCGCGCCTTCGGCGCCGACGTTCGGGTGGTCGGCCTGGCCCTCCACCGCCCAGTCCGTGCAGCCGACCATGCCCCAGGCCAGGTAGTCGCCGAACAGCGGTGACGCCTCGCGGAACCCGGGGAGCTTCTGCTCGACGTACTCCCTGGTGTAACGCGCCTTGTCGTCCGCGCAGTTGATGGAGACGTTGGCCGCCTGGATGTTGCTGTACTCGCCGTCCTCGCCGCGTCCGTTCATCGAGTCGGACAGGGACATGAGGATCTTGCCGTCGCCGTCGTACGCCTCTTCGAGCCCTTGCGTGAGGTACGGCCAGAAGTCCTTGGAGTACAGGGACTGCGCGATGCCGTTGGTGGCGGCGGTCTGGGTCAGCTCGCGGGGCGGCAGGCCGGTGATCGGCTTGCTGTCGAGGTCATCGAGCAGCTTGGCGATCTTGTCCTTGACGTCCTGTTCGGTGTCGCCGACGGGGCAGTCCGTCACCTTGGAGGTGCAGTCCTTCGCGAAGTTGTCCAGCGCGAGCTGGAACCCCTTCGCCTGGCCGAGGGAGCCCTGTTCGGCCGTCTGGGTGGGGTCGACCACCGCGTCGAAGACGGCCCGGCCCACCTTCTTGGGGAACAAGTGGGCGTATACGCCGCCGAGTTCGGTGCCGTACGAGATGCCGAAGTAGTGCAGCTTGTCATCGCCGAGCACCTGGCGCATCAGGTCCATGTCGCGGGCCGCGTCGGTGGTGCGCACGTGGGGGAGCGTCTTGCCGGAGTTCTTCTCGCAGGCACCGTTGAACGACTTCACGTTCTCGACGAGCTTCTTCTTCTCGGCGTCGTCGTCGGGGGTGGAGTCCTGCTGGAAGTACTCGTCCAGTTGTTCGTCGTCCTCGCACTTGATGCCCGCGCTGCGGCCGACGCCGCGGGGGTCGAAGCTGACCAGGTCGTAGCGGGTGCGCAGCTTGGCGTAGTCCGCGCCGAAGGCGGGCAGCGTGGTGACGCCCGAGCCGCCGGGGCCGCCGAAGTTGAAGACCAGGGAGCCGATGCGGTCGTCATCGTCCCCGCTCGTCTCGGCCCTGATCAGCGCGATGTCGATCGTGTCGCCCTTGGGGTCGGCCCAGTCGAGCGGCGCCTTCATGGTGGCGCACTGCCACTCGGCTCCGCCGGGCAGCGGTGACGGGGCGCCTCCGCCGCCCTCGGCGGCCGAGGGCGCGGGGCAGTCCTTCCAGCTCAGCTTCTGGTCCGGCAGGGCCTCGTCCTTGGAGTCGCTGCCGCCACAGGCCGCGAGCGTGGCGACGAGCAGGGCGGCGGTGGCGGCCACGGCGGTGGTGCGTGGCGGGGACTGTGTGGGCATGTCCCCATCCTGCGGGGGCTCCTGATGGCGCGCTCGGGGCGCGGGCCGTGTGGGTGAGTTTGCTGGCGGGGCGCCTCGGACCGTGTCGTGGGGCCGGGCCGCGGCGGTGTGCCCGCCTCGCCCCGGGCGGCCCCACCACCACGTCCACACTCCACCGGCACCCGCACCCCCGAGCCCACCCGCCGGGCTTCCGCCGGGCTTCCGCCGGGCTTCCGCGCCGCTTCCGCCCGGCTTCCGCGCCGCTTCCGCCCGGCTTCCGCGCTGCTTCCGCCGGGCTTCCGCCCCGCTTCCGCGCCGCCCCTGCCCCCGCCCCCGCCCCGGGGCAGGCCGCTCCCGCCGTGGGCGCTTACCGCTGTGGGCAATTGTTCCGCGGGGCGGAACGGGTGGGCACAGCCCCCGTCGCCGAGGGGCGGGGAGGGGACGCGGGTCACGGTGCGGGTGGGTGCAGCCGTGTTGCCGAGGGGGAGAGGTGGCGCGTCAGCCGCCGTGCGGGCGAGGCCGGGTCGCCGAGGGGCGGGGAGGGGGCGCGGGTCACGGTGCGGATGGGGGCAGCCGCGTTGCCGAGGGGGGGAGAGGCGGTGCGTCAGCCGCCGTGCGGGCGAGGCCGCGTCGCCGAGGGGCGGGGAGGGGGTGCGGGTCACGGTGCGGGTGGGTGCAGTCGCGTTGCCGAGGAGCGGGGAAGGGGACGCGGTCACGGTGCCGGTGGGCACAGACGCTTCGCCGAGGAGGAAGACGGGGCACAAGCCACCGCCCCGGTGACCTCAGCCTTCGGCGAGGGCAAGAGCGGCCCCCGTCCCCGTGGAAACGCACGCCGCCACCCCCACCCCCTCGTACGCCGCCCCACACAGCTGGATCCCGGCGAGCTTCCCGACCGCCTCCCTGACACGGGCAATCCGCTCCTTGTGGCCCACCCCGTACTGCGGAAGCCCCCGCTCCCAGCGCGTCACCCGCGCGGCGACGGGCTCGCCGATGGACCCGAGCGCCTGGTGCAGCTCGATGACGGAGCTGCGCACGAGGTGCCGGTCGGGCACGTCGAGCCGGTGTTCCTCGCAGACACGGCCGATCGAGGTGCGCAGCAGGAAGACGTCGGGCGCCGCCTCGCCCTGCCACCCCCACTTGGTGGAGAGGAACGTGGCGGCCTTGATGGTGTGGCCGTCGATGGCGGGCACCAGGAAGCCGTTGCCCTCGGGCAGCGCGTCACCCCGGGCGAGCGCCTTCGTGCGAGGGAACGCCATCGTCACCACGGCGGTGCTCGCGTGCTGGATCGCGCCGAGATCGGCATCGGCGAGCGGCGCGTGCGGACGCAGCAGCTCGGCCGCCTCGTACGCGGGCACCGCGAGGACCACCGCGTCCGCCTCCAGCAGGAGCGGCCCGTCACTGGTCACGGCGAGCACCCGCCACCGCCCCGCCGCGGTGCGTTGCAGTTCACGCGCGCGCGTGCCGGTCAATATCCGCGCGCCGCTCGCCTCGGCGACGGCCCGCGGCAGGCGCCCCGTGCCGCCGCGCAGCCCTTGGACGGGCACGACCCCGGGGCTCCGCGTCGCCCCCGGGGGCGTACGCGTCCTCCGCAGCGCGGACAGGAGCGGCTCGCCCCGCTCCGCGATCGCCGCCACCCTCGGCAGCACCGCCCGCAGCGAGAGCCGGTCGGGGCGGCCCGCGTACACCCCGCCGAGCAGCGGCTCCACCAGGCGGTCCACGGCCTCCTGGCCGAGTCGCCCGCCGAGGTACTCGGCCACGGACACGTCCTCCGTGAGCGCCTCGGCGGGCAGCGCCTCCTCGTGGCGGAGCCGGGCCGCGCCCTCCTCGGACAGCAGCCCGGTGCCCGTCAGCGCCTCGGGCTCGGTGGGGATGCCCATGACGTGGCCCCGCGGCAGCGGCCGCAGCGCGCCGCCCGACCACAGGGTGGTGGGCGCGGGCGCCGGGTCGCACAGCTCGGCGCCGAGACCGACGTCCTGGGCGAGCCGTACCGCTTCGGGACGCAGCGCCATCAGCGATTCCGCGCCCTCGTCGACGGGCACGCCCGCCAGCGTGCCGGTGCGCAGCTTGCCGCCGATGCGCGGGCCGCCCTCCAGGACGGTCACCTCCGCGTCGTCGCGCAGCCGCCAGGCGGCCGTCAGACCGCTGATGCCGCCGCCGACGACGATCACTGAACGCGTCATGCCGCGCTCCCTTCCGTGCGGGCGGCGCGCGCGGGACGGGCGGTCGCCGCGTCCGCGAGCAGCTCCCGCAGCTCGTCCTGGTAGGGGAAGCTGCCCGGCTCGTACGCGCACCACGGATCGGCGGTGAGCACCCGCCCCGTCGCCCCGTACGCGCGCGAACGGGAGCCCCCGCACACGGTGTTGAACTCGCAGCGCCCGCACGCGCCGCCGAGCAACGAGGGGTCGCGCAGCGTCGTGAAGAGCGCGGAGCCCCGGTAGATGTCGCCGAGCGGATGGTGCTTCACATTGCCCGCGGACAGCGGCAGGAAGCCGCTGGGGTGCACCTCGCCGGTGTGCGAGACGAAGACGAAGCCGCGCCCGGACGAGACGTCCATGGGTGGCCTGCGCACCGCGCGCCGCTCCCCGTCGTGCAGACCGAGCTCACGCGCGCGTGCCGTCAGACGCGCGTACAGGGGGCCCAACTCGGGCGTCTCGCCGTGCCGTTCCAGGATGGTCCGCTGGAGCGCCACCCGGCGGAAGTGATGGCCCTCGGTGGTCTTGGTGGCGAGCACCGCGCCCGTGTCGTACAGGAAGTGCAGGACGTCCTCGACCTCGTCGGCGCCGAGCGCGGAGAGCTGTTCGCCGCGCCCCGTCGGGACCAGCACGAAGCCGCTCCAGAGCATCGCGCCCTCGCGCCGCACCAGCGCCGCGATGTCCGCGAGGTCCTCCAGGCTGTCGCGGGTGACGGTGGTGTTGACCTGCACCTTCAGGCCCAGTTCGCGGGCGGTGCGCCAGCCGTCGAGGGTCCATTCGAAGACGCCGTCCACACCGCGGAAGGCGTCGTGGCGCGCGGGCGTCGACCCGTCGACGCTCAGGGACAGGGCGATGGCTCCCGCGTCCCTGACCGCCGTCAGATTGGCTCGGTCGAGCGTCGGCGTCCCGGAGGGGGAGACGGCGACGCGCAGGCCGAGCGCCGTGCCGTACGCGACGAGGTCGGTCAGGTCGGGCCGCTGGAACGGATCGCCGCCCGTGAGCACGAAGAGAGGGGACGGCTTGCCGAAGGCCGCGATCTGGTCCATCAGGCGGCGGGCGTCCGCTCCGTCGAGCTCGCGCGGGTCCCGCTCGGGCTGGGCCTCGGCCCGGCAGTGCAGACAGGCCAGCGGGCACGCGCGCGTGGTCTCCCAGATGACGATGAAGGGCCGCTCGTCGACGGCGTGCCGGGGCCGCCGTACGACGCGTGCGGGGCGTTCCCCCGCGCCGCTCATGAGACGCGCTCCCAGCCCCGCTCGGGCTTGCGGTTCGCGAGCTGGCGGGGGTCCTTGCCGCGGTAGACGACGTACGGCCTGAAGAGGTACCTGAAGGGGGCGCTGACGATATGCGCGAGCCGCGAGAAGGGGATCAGCGCGAACAGCGCGAAGCCGAAGACGACGTGCAGCTTGAAGGCGAGCGGCGCCGCGCCCATCAGGTGGTAGTCGGGCCGGAGCGTGAACAGGCTCCGGAACCAGACGGAGATGCCCTCGCGGTAGTTGTAGTCGGTGGCTCCGGAGGAGTTGAGCACGGTCGCGACCAGGCCGAGCAGCATCGCGCCGAGCAGGACCGTGTACATCACGTGGTCACTACGGAGAGTGGCCTTGCGTACGGCGGGCACCCGCAGGCGCCGGTAGACGAGGATGCCGACGCCGACGGCAGCGGCGAGCCCTGCGACGGCGCCTGTGGAGACGGCCATCAGGTGGTACGCGTGATCACTGACGCCCACCGCGTCCGTCCAGCTGTCCGGGATCAGCAGCCCGACGACGTGCCCGAGCACCACGAACGCCATCCCGAAGTGGAAGAGCGGCGAACCGATCCGCAGCAGGCGCGACTCGTGCAGCTGCGAGGAGTGCGTGGTCCAGCCGAACCGGTCGTAGCGGGCCCGCCACACCAGGCCCGCGATGAGGAGCGTGACGGCGACGTAGGGCATGACGCCCCACAGGAGGAGGTCCATTACGCCGGGGTCCTTTCCGGGACGGTGGGCCAGGGGAGTTCGGTCCCGAGGCCGAAGGGTTCGAGCCCGACGCTCTCGCGCGGCGGCCCGCTGCGGGCCAGTGCCTTCGCCTCGGCGCGCGTCTTCGGAGAGGGCCCGGGGAGCGTTCCGCAGACCGCTTCGAGCACGCGCGCGTAGGGCGTGCCGACGTCGGTGACGGCAAGGCGGAGCAGCTCGAGTCCGGCGCGGTGCTCCTCCAGCAGGGCGGTGCCCGCGGCCTCTTCGCGGGCGGCGAATTCGAGGAGCACGGGCAGGAAGTCGGGGAGCTCCTCGGAGGTGAACTCCAGGCCGTGCTCGCGGTAGACCTGCTTGACGCGCACCAGGGAGAGCCCGCGGTTGCGGGTGTCGCCGTCGGACCACCAGGTGAGGTAGAGGCAGCGGCGGTTGCGGGTGTCGAAGACGTCCGTGTAGTGCGCGGCGAGGTCCAGCGGCCGCTGCCCACGCGCGTGGGCGATGAATTCCCGCAGGGCGGGGTGGTCCACCGCCTCGTGGAGCAGGTCCAGATCCGCGTAGAGGCGCTCGTCGGGGTACTGGAGGAGCCGTCCCGCGACGAGCCTGACGAGGGCCTCGGGGGTC contains:
- a CDS encoding alpha/beta hydrolase, translating into MQRFVRSAALAAAGVLMAGLAVGCSSDDDAKGDGKGSGKGPSTDTSGAAPKPDPSSSLPLSVTAQKLDWSRCKAPEGGTAPGAEWQCSTLDVPLDYAKPKGETIGIALIRAKTTGKGDRIGSLLFNFGGPGGSGVSGLPSFADMYGSLRERYDLVSFDPRGVAASEGVRCRDDSATQAAERKVDLTPNTAAEEKTYFKDAADFGAGCARGAKKVIGHVSTADAARDMDVMRQVLGDDKLHYMGISYGTELGGTYAHLFPERVGRLTLDAVVDPSADSVGHAENQARGFQRALDNYFTSLGEDPKKGSAKVVKLLKDLDAKPLRASGDRELTESLAMTGITITLYSKQTWPTLTRALQDAEKGDGSALLQLADAYNERDPSGHYSTQSHSQRAISCLDDKARTTPEEAKQRLGRFREISPVFGEFLGWDTAGWCHDWPVAGLHDSPEVSAPGAAPILVVGNTGDPATPYEGARKMADELGKGVGTLLTWKGEGHGAYGNGSDCVDGTVDDYLLTGKVPKDGKVCSS
- a CDS encoding alpha/beta hydrolase yields the protein MPTQSPPRTTAVAATAALLVATLAACGGSDSKDEALPDQKLSWKDCPAPSAAEGGGGAPSPLPGGAEWQCATMKAPLDWADPKGDTIDIALIRAETSGDDDDRIGSLVFNFGGPGGSGVTTLPAFGADYAKLRTRYDLVSFDPRGVGRSAGIKCEDDEQLDEYFQQDSTPDDDAEKKKLVENVKSFNGACEKNSGKTLPHVRTTDAARDMDLMRQVLGDDKLHYFGISYGTELGGVYAHLFPKKVGRAVFDAVVDPTQTAEQGSLGQAKGFQLALDNFAKDCTSKVTDCPVGDTEQDVKDKIAKLLDDLDSKPITGLPPRELTQTAATNGIAQSLYSKDFWPYLTQGLEEAYDGDGKILMSLSDSMNGRGEDGEYSNIQAANVSINCADDKARYTREYVEQKLPGFREASPLFGDYLAWGMVGCTDWAVEGQADHPNVGAEGAPPIVVIGNTGDPATPYEGARKMAQALGKGVGVELTYKGQGHGAYDSKNACVRGAVNGYLLDGTVPKTGTVCG
- the hemG gene encoding protoporphyrinogen oxidase, which codes for MTRSVIVVGGGISGLTAAWRLRDDAEVTVLEGGPRIGGKLRTGTLAGVPVDEGAESLMALRPEAVRLAQDVGLGAELCDPAPAPTTLWSGGALRPLPRGHVMGIPTEPEALTGTGLLSEEGAARLRHEEALPAEALTEDVSVAEYLGGRLGQEAVDRLVEPLLGGVYAGRPDRLSLRAVLPRVAAIAERGEPLLSALRRTRTPPGATRSPGVVPVQGLRGGTGRLPRAVAEASGARILTGTRARELQRTAAGRWRVLAVTSDGPLLLEADAVVLAVPAYEAAELLRPHAPLADADLGAIQHASTAVVTMAFPRTKALARGDALPEGNGFLVPAIDGHTIKAATFLSTKWGWQGEAAPDVFLLRTSIGRVCEEHRLDVPDRHLVRSSVIELHQALGSIGEPVAARVTRWERGLPQYGVGHKERIARVREAVGKLAGIQLCGAAYEGVGVAACVSTGTGAALALAEG
- a CDS encoding TIGR04053 family radical SAM/SPASM domain-containing protein, giving the protein MSGAGERPARVVRRPRHAVDERPFIVIWETTRACPLACLHCRAEAQPERDPRELDGADARRLMDQIAAFGKPSPLFVLTGGDPFQRPDLTDLVAYGTALGLRVAVSPSGTPTLDRANLTAVRDAGAIALSLSVDGSTPARHDAFRGVDGVFEWTLDGWRTARELGLKVQVNTTVTRDSLEDLADIAALVRREGAMLWSGFVLVPTGRGEQLSALGADEVEDVLHFLYDTGAVLATKTTEGHHFRRVALQRTILERHGETPELGPLYARLTARARELGLHDGERRAVRRPPMDVSSGRGFVFVSHTGEVHPSGFLPLSAGNVKHHPLGDIYRGSALFTTLRDPSLLGGACGRCEFNTVCGGSRSRAYGATGRVLTADPWCAYEPGSFPYQDELRELLADAATARPARAARTEGSAA